One window of the Pantoea cypripedii genome contains the following:
- a CDS encoding DSD1 family PLP-dependent enzyme, with amino-acid sequence MKLTPDWLHQLETPFLLIDEARYQRNIDRLYQRVAHLGSVVRPHLKTLRSVEAASYLLKNAEHPATVSTLAEAEGFAAAGYRNLLYAVGIAPHKLPRVARLMQQGVDVHILLDTPEQAQAVTEFARQHDVIFSVFIEIDCDGHRGGIPPESEVLLQIAQQLEGKGAVVRGLLAHAGESYNCRSEEAIRVAARNECDAIRLAARRVREAGIACPILSVGATPTAHYAEELEGISEVRAGVFTTFDLVMHNVGVCQKQDIALSVVSTVIGHNSEKNWVFVDAGWMAMSRDRGTAAGPVDYGYGLVCDMQGNPLDVCLSTTNQEHGIIALPADGSLSVQDFPVGSRVRILPNHACATAAMHQQYQVLQAENDQPLSWSRIIGW; translated from the coding sequence GTGAAATTGACCCCCGACTGGCTTCATCAACTTGAAACGCCTTTTTTGTTGATCGACGAAGCGCGTTATCAGCGCAATATTGATCGGCTGTATCAGCGTGTTGCTCACCTCGGCAGCGTAGTCCGTCCGCATCTGAAAACGCTGCGCTCGGTTGAAGCCGCGTCTTATCTCCTGAAGAATGCTGAACATCCGGCTACCGTATCCACCCTGGCCGAAGCTGAGGGTTTTGCGGCGGCGGGTTATCGCAATTTGTTGTATGCGGTTGGCATCGCGCCCCATAAATTGCCGCGTGTTGCGCGCCTGATGCAGCAGGGGGTGGATGTGCATATCCTGCTGGATACGCCTGAACAGGCGCAGGCGGTGACGGAATTTGCCCGTCAGCACGACGTCATTTTTTCAGTCTTTATCGAAATTGACTGCGATGGTCACCGTGGTGGCATTCCACCAGAGAGCGAGGTGTTGTTGCAGATAGCACAGCAGCTGGAAGGCAAGGGTGCGGTGGTGCGTGGACTGCTGGCCCATGCCGGTGAATCCTACAACTGTCGCAGTGAAGAGGCGATTCGCGTGGCAGCGCGCAATGAGTGCGACGCCATTCGTCTCGCCGCGCGCCGGGTGCGTGAGGCGGGCATCGCCTGTCCGATTCTCAGCGTCGGTGCAACGCCCACCGCGCATTACGCTGAAGAGCTTGAGGGCATCAGCGAAGTACGTGCCGGTGTGTTTACCACTTTTGATTTGGTGATGCATAACGTCGGCGTCTGCCAGAAGCAGGACATTGCCCTGTCAGTGGTGAGCACGGTGATTGGTCACAATAGTGAAAAGAACTGGGTCTTTGTCGATGCCGGTTGGATGGCGATGTCGCGCGATCGTGGCACTGCGGCTGGCCCGGTGGATTATGGTTACGGGCTGGTGTGTGATATGCAGGGAAACCCTTTAGATGTCTGCCTCAGCACCACCAATCAGGAACACGGTATCATCGCTTTGCCCGCTGATGGCAGCCTGAGCGTGCAAGACTTCCCGGTGGGTTCACGCGTGCGTATTCTGCCGAATCACGCCTGTGCCACTGCCGCCATGCATCAGCAATACCAGGTGTTACAGGCGGAAAATGACCAGCCGTTAAGCTGGTCGCGCATTATCGGTTGGTAA
- the arnE gene encoding 4-amino-4-deoxy-L-arabinose-phosphoundecaprenol flippase subunit ArnE → MSLLLILMVSLLSCIAQLCQKQAAYIGRRHGKARLLMWIALSMLLLGVAMLIWLAVLRMVPVGMAYPMLSLNFVLVACAARLIWRETFTARQIFGTLLIVAGVALMGSHL, encoded by the coding sequence ATGAGCTTGTTATTGATCCTGATGGTTAGCCTGTTGAGCTGCATTGCGCAGCTGTGCCAGAAACAGGCGGCATATATTGGCAGACGCCACGGCAAGGCACGTTTACTGATGTGGATTGCGCTCAGCATGTTACTGCTGGGCGTAGCGATGCTGATCTGGCTCGCGGTGTTACGCATGGTTCCGGTTGGCATGGCCTATCCGATGCTGAGTCTTAACTTTGTACTGGTCGCCTGTGCCGCTCGTCTGATCTGGCGGGAAACGTTTACCGCGCGACAGATTTTCGGCACGCTGCTGATTGTGGCAGGTGTGGCCCTGATGGGAAGTCATCTATGA
- the arnF gene encoding 4-amino-4-deoxy-L-arabinose-phosphoundecaprenol flippase subunit ArnF — protein MKGYGLALCSVVLVSLAQLLMRSAMLQFPAWPDVLTPLLWQHPQPLVFLFIGLSAYALSMLCWMLSLRHLALNRVYPLLSISYVLVWLAAISLPVFGETFRWSSLAGVGLIVAGLLCVSLPGKK, from the coding sequence ATGAAAGGCTATGGACTGGCGTTGTGCAGCGTGGTGCTGGTGTCACTGGCGCAGTTGCTGATGCGCAGCGCGATGCTGCAATTTCCAGCGTGGCCGGATGTTCTCACCCCGTTACTCTGGCAGCATCCGCAGCCGTTGGTTTTTCTGTTTATTGGTTTGAGCGCTTATGCGCTGTCAATGCTGTGCTGGATGCTTTCGTTGCGTCATCTGGCACTGAACCGGGTCTATCCATTGCTCAGTATCAGTTATGTACTGGTATGGCTGGCGGCGATCTCATTGCCGGTGTTTGGCGAAACCTTCCGCTGGAGCAGCCTTGCTGGCGTCGGATTGATTGTCGCCGGTCTGCTCTGCGTCTCCCTGCCAGGCAAAAAATAA